The Inediibacterium massiliense genome has a segment encoding these proteins:
- a CDS encoding transporter substrate-binding domain-containing protein, whose product MFKKIMTILLIGCMVFSFAGCSKETSSADTNKLDEIKSKGKIVLGTSADYPPYEFHKVINGEDVIVGFDIEIAKAIADELGVELEIKDMKFDGLLAALVANKIDFIIAGMTPDPDRAKSVDFTKPYYAEEQSILINAKNKDKIKSKDDLKGLKIGVQKSTVQEKLAKGIEGAQVKGLSKITDLVLELSNEKIDAIIIPKPVAHSYVSSNEKLFAPEIILQKGDGAAIAVNKGNKELVDEFNKILDKWIAEGKIDEFVTNAVELTESK is encoded by the coding sequence ATGTTTAAAAAAATAATGACGATCCTATTAATAGGATGTATGGTATTCTCATTTGCAGGATGTAGCAAAGAAACAAGTAGTGCGGACACAAATAAATTAGATGAAATTAAAAGCAAAGGAAAGATTGTATTAGGAACATCTGCTGATTATCCACCCTATGAATTTCATAAAGTAATCAATGGAGAAGATGTAATTGTAGGATTTGATATTGAAATTGCAAAGGCTATTGCAGATGAATTAGGAGTAGAGCTTGAAATTAAAGATATGAAATTTGATGGATTATTAGCAGCGTTAGTAGCGAACAAAATAGATTTTATTATAGCAGGTATGACACCAGATCCAGACAGAGCAAAAAGTGTTGACTTTACCAAACCATATTATGCGGAAGAACAAAGTATATTAATTAATGCAAAAAATAAAGATAAAATAAAATCAAAAGATGATCTAAAGGGATTAAAAATAGGAGTACAAAAATCAACAGTACAAGAAAAACTTGCAAAAGGAATTGAAGGAGCACAAGTAAAAGGACTAAGCAAAATTACAGATTTAGTATTAGAATTATCTAATGAAAAAATTGATGCCATTATTATTCCAAAGCCTGTCGCTCATTCTTATGTAAGCAGCAACGAAAAACTTTTTGCTCCAGAAATTATATTGCAAAAGGGAGATGGAGCTGCAATTGCAGTAAATAAAGGAAACAAAGAGTTAGTAGATGAATTTAATAAAATATTAGATAAATGGATTGCAGAAGGAAAAATAGATGAATTTGTAACAAACGCAGTAGAACTTACAGAAAGTAAATAA
- a CDS encoding amino acid ABC transporter permease — protein sequence MIYITTYMEFIQRYYKFFINGTKITLFLSFFGVIFGVVIGIFLALMKMSKKSFIRMPASAYIEVVRGTPLLVQLFMIYYGVPMLTGIEFPDILLGIIAVSFNSAAYVSEIIRAGIQSIDKGQMEAARSLGMNHYMAMRYIIIPQAFKNILPALGNEFIVLVKESAIVSVVGIYDLMYQADTVRGNSYKPFAPLVIAAIIYFIITFTLSKLVGKLERRLSASDSRN from the coding sequence ATGATTTACATCACAACTTATATGGAGTTTATTCAAAGATATTATAAATTTTTTATCAATGGAACGAAAATTACTTTATTTCTTTCTTTTTTCGGTGTTATTTTCGGAGTAGTGATAGGTATATTTTTAGCACTTATGAAAATGTCTAAAAAATCTTTTATAAGAATGCCAGCATCTGCTTATATAGAAGTAGTGAGAGGAACTCCTTTATTGGTACAATTATTTATGATTTATTATGGAGTACCAATGCTTACAGGAATTGAATTTCCAGATATATTACTTGGAATTATTGCAGTTTCATTTAATAGTGCAGCTTATGTATCAGAAATTATTCGTGCAGGAATTCAATCTATTGATAAAGGTCAGATGGAGGCTGCAAGATCATTAGGAATGAATCATTATATGGCCATGAGATATATTATTATTCCACAAGCATTTAAAAATATATTACCTGCATTAGGAAATGAATTTATTGTACTTGTAAAAGAATCTGCTATTGTATCTGTGGTAGGAATTTATGATTTAATGTATCAAGCAGATACAGTAAGGGGAAATTCATATAAACCTTTTGCACCATTAGTGATTGCTGCAATTATTTATTTTATTATTACTTTTACTCTTTCCAAATTGGTAGGTAAGCTTGAGAGGAGGTTGAGTGCTAGTGATTCACGTAACTAA
- a CDS encoding amino acid ABC transporter ATP-binding protein — protein sequence MIHVTNLNKSFGSLHVLKGIDEHIKKGEVVVIIGPSGSGKSTFLRCLNLLENPTSGEIVFEGVSITDSKNDVNKQREKMGMVFQQFNLFPHMTVLDNITLSPIKVKKLGKEEAQKIAMNLLKRIGLEDKAQNYPNQLSGGQKQRIAIARALAMSPDVMLFDEPTSALDPEMVGEVLDVMKELAADGMTMVVVTHEMGFAKEVASRVVFMDGGQIIEEGSPKEIFENPKHLRTQDFLSKVL from the coding sequence GTGATTCACGTAACTAACTTAAATAAAAGCTTTGGGTCATTACATGTACTCAAAGGAATAGATGAACATATTAAAAAAGGAGAAGTAGTAGTAATCATTGGACCTAGTGGATCTGGAAAAAGTACTTTTTTAAGATGTTTAAATTTATTAGAGAATCCTACAAGTGGAGAGATCGTATTTGAAGGAGTATCTATTACGGACTCTAAAAATGATGTGAATAAACAAAGAGAAAAAATGGGGATGGTTTTCCAACAATTCAATTTATTCCCTCACATGACGGTTTTAGACAATATTACACTTTCTCCTATAAAAGTAAAAAAGCTAGGAAAAGAAGAAGCTCAAAAAATTGCTATGAATCTATTAAAAAGAATTGGATTAGAGGATAAGGCACAGAATTATCCAAATCAATTATCAGGAGGACAAAAACAAAGAATCGCTATTGCTAGAGCATTGGCTATGTCTCCAGATGTAATGTTATTTGATGAACCTACTTCTGCGCTAGATCCAGAGATGGTAGGAGAGGTATTAGATGTAATGAAGGAATTAGCGGCTGATGGCATGACTATGGTAGTAGTTACTCATGAAATGGGATTTGCAAAAGAAGTAGCTTCCAGAGTAGTTTTTATGGATGGAGGGCAAATCATAGAAGAAGGCTCTCCTAAAGAAATATTTGAAAATCCAAAGCATCTAAGAACACAAGATTTTTTAAGTAAAGTGTTATAA
- the sleB gene encoding spore cortex-lytic enzyme: protein MERKRRMFFLLMISVFISILLINMTYAASISWGARGSEVRLIQTKLKNWGYYKGAIDGIYGKKMYGAVVNFQRKNGLTPDGKVGNQTKKALGIYKKTSTLTYNSIVQAAQKKLKQWGYYTGASDGLYGPKTYSAVTKFQRKNGLKVDGIIGANTKRALGIQENKGTSTYTATSRGVSKNNDINLLAMAIYGESRGEPYVGQVAVASVILNRVKNPSFPNSIAGVIFQPGAFTAVDDGQIYLNPNSQAYKAARDALNGWDPTGGAIYYWNPAKATSKWIWTREVTLKIGKHWFAHE from the coding sequence ATGGAAAGAAAAAGAAGGATGTTCTTTTTATTAATGATAAGTGTTTTTATAAGTATTTTATTGATCAATATGACATATGCAGCAAGTATTTCGTGGGGAGCTAGAGGCAGTGAAGTAAGGCTCATACAAACTAAGCTTAAAAATTGGGGATATTATAAAGGAGCGATAGATGGAATTTATGGAAAGAAAATGTATGGAGCTGTTGTAAATTTTCAAAGAAAAAATGGACTTACACCAGATGGAAAAGTAGGAAACCAAACAAAAAAAGCACTAGGAATTTATAAAAAAACGTCTACATTAACATACAATAGCATTGTACAAGCAGCACAGAAAAAATTAAAACAATGGGGGTATTATACGGGAGCTTCAGATGGACTTTATGGACCTAAAACCTATAGTGCAGTTACAAAATTTCAAAGAAAAAATGGATTAAAAGTAGATGGAATTATAGGAGCAAATACCAAACGTGCTCTTGGGATACAAGAAAACAAAGGAACAAGTACTTATACTGCTACAAGCAGAGGTGTATCTAAAAATAATGATATTAATTTATTAGCCATGGCTATTTATGGAGAATCTAGAGGAGAACCTTATGTAGGACAGGTCGCTGTAGCCTCTGTAATATTAAATCGTGTAAAAAATCCATCGTTCCCTAATTCTATTGCAGGAGTTATTTTTCAACCAGGAGCATTTACAGCAGTAGATGATGGACAGATTTATTTAAATCCAAATTCACAAGCATATAAAGCTGCAAGAGATGCTCTTAATGGATGGGATCCTACAGGAGGCGCCATTTATTATTGGAATCCTGCTAAGGCAACTAGTAAATGGATATGGACAAGAGAGGTTACTTTAAAAATAGGAAAACATTGGTTCGCACATGAATAG
- the ypeB gene encoding germination protein YpeB has translation MKKSLLALIAVFVLGTGIWGYTQYKENQSYSITLENQFQRMFQDMVVDVENIQVNLSKIMITGAAKQNVLLLSETSHLCYDAQEKLTQLPLDHKNVSKTQKFLSQVGDLSISLARKNLEGKPLNIDEKETLEELHNYSNYLSQEFISLQNNMFKQGLKIGELRKKANQNLKKMNSNLINTSLVNIEERMQKYPELIYDGPFSEHIKNKKLHKKGRTIGKDEAINIAKYFCKDSIKYDAKIISESNDTKIPVYVVELTPQKGDYTITIAITKIEGKVLWMIDTREVGKIKISEKQGVTIATDYLNKIGYINMVPTYFEKYDGQLIINFAYKKDEMIAYTDLIKVKVGLDEGKVLGLETEGYLLNHHERTFSKPKITRNEAMDQISNYAQTSRPRLVIIPTEGGKEVLCYEIKATYKQDTFLVYINADTGEEQKILQVIVKKDGVLMM, from the coding sequence ATGAAAAAAAGTTTACTAGCTTTGATTGCTGTATTTGTATTAGGTACGGGAATATGGGGATATACTCAATACAAAGAAAATCAATCCTATAGCATTACTCTTGAAAATCAATTTCAAAGAATGTTTCAGGACATGGTAGTAGATGTAGAAAATATACAAGTCAATTTATCCAAGATTATGATTACAGGAGCTGCAAAGCAAAATGTACTTTTACTTTCAGAAACTTCACATCTTTGCTATGATGCACAAGAAAAGCTTACCCAACTACCATTAGATCATAAAAATGTAAGTAAAACTCAGAAATTTTTAAGTCAAGTAGGAGATTTGAGTATTTCTTTAGCGAGAAAAAATTTAGAAGGAAAACCTTTGAATATAGATGAAAAAGAAACTTTAGAGGAATTGCATAATTACTCAAATTATTTATCTCAAGAATTTATTTCATTGCAAAATAATATGTTCAAGCAAGGACTGAAAATAGGAGAATTAAGAAAAAAAGCAAATCAAAATCTAAAAAAAATGAATTCTAATTTAATTAATACAAGTCTTGTAAACATTGAAGAAAGAATGCAAAAATATCCGGAGCTCATTTATGATGGACCTTTTTCAGAACATATAAAAAATAAGAAGCTACATAAAAAAGGAAGAACCATAGGAAAAGATGAAGCAATCAATATAGCAAAATATTTTTGCAAAGATTCTATAAAATATGATGCAAAGATTATTAGTGAATCTAATGATACAAAAATTCCAGTATATGTGGTAGAATTAACACCTCAAAAAGGAGATTATACAATTACTATAGCAATTACTAAAATAGAAGGAAAGGTTTTATGGATGATAGATACAAGGGAAGTAGGAAAAATAAAAATTTCAGAGAAACAAGGCGTAACAATTGCAACAGATTATTTAAATAAAATAGGATATATTAATATGGTACCTACTTATTTTGAAAAATATGATGGTCAATTGATTATTAATTTTGCTTATAAAAAAGACGAAATGATTGCTTATACAGATTTGATAAAAGTAAAAGTGGGACTAGATGAAGGTAAAGTTTTAGGATTAGAAACAGAAGGATATCTATTAAATCATCATGAACGTACATTTTCAAAACCAAAGATTACTAGGAATGAAGCTATGGATCAAATTAGTAATTATGCACAAACATCTAGACCGAGATTAGTAATTATTCCTACAGAAGGTGGAAAAGAAGTTTTATGCTATGAAATCAAAGCCACTTATAAACAAGATACATTTTTAGTGTATATCAATGCAGATACTGGAGAAGAACAAAAAATTTTACAAGTGATTGTGAAAAAAGATGGAGTATTGATGATGTAA
- a CDS encoding DUF378 domain-containing protein yields MDTLALLLVVIGALNWGLIGLFQFDLVAALFGGSASILSRIVYSLVGLSGIYAISFFFKEREKTR; encoded by the coding sequence ATGGATACATTAGCTCTTTTGTTAGTTGTAATCGGTGCTCTAAATTGGGGATTAATTGGTTTATTCCAATTTGATTTGGTTGCAGCTTTATTTGGAGGATCAGCATCTATTTTAAGTCGGATTGTATATTCTTTAGTTGGTTTATCTGGAATTTATGCAATTAGCTTCTTCTTCAAAGAAAGAGAAAAAACAAGATAA
- a CDS encoding M55 family metallopeptidase, with protein MKIYISVDMEGITGVTHWNETILGHSEHQWAKDQMTKETIAACEAAIEMGAKEIFVKDAHSSGRNIDITKLPIQANVIRGWTGSPESMMAGIDSSYDACIFIGYHSPSRCNGNPLSHTMNPEKPVYVKINGEISSEFTMNAYIAAYYNVPVIFLSGDEVICNQSKDLISNIEIVSVKKCDGDATFNIHPEYACECIKNGVKEGMKKIQQCKIQSPKEFEMEIRFQKHQDAKRASYYPGVTVIDDYTVKYKAKDIQDMMTARMFIL; from the coding sequence ATGAAAATATACATAAGTGTAGATATGGAAGGAATTACAGGGGTAACTCATTGGAATGAAACTATATTAGGGCATAGTGAACATCAATGGGCAAAAGATCAGATGACAAAAGAAACTATAGCAGCATGTGAGGCAGCTATAGAAATGGGAGCAAAAGAGATTTTTGTAAAAGATGCTCATAGTTCAGGAAGAAATATAGATATTACAAAACTTCCAATACAAGCAAATGTAATAAGAGGTTGGACTGGTTCTCCTGAATCTATGATGGCAGGAATAGATTCTAGTTATGATGCGTGTATATTTATAGGATATCATTCACCATCAAGATGTAATGGAAATCCATTATCTCATACAATGAATCCTGAAAAACCAGTATATGTAAAAATAAATGGGGAAATTTCATCAGAATTTACAATGAATGCTTACATTGCTGCATATTATAATGTTCCAGTAATTTTTTTAAGTGGAGATGAAGTGATTTGTAATCAATCCAAAGATTTAATTTCAAATATAGAGATAGTTTCTGTAAAAAAATGTGATGGGGATGCTACGTTTAATATACATCCAGAATATGCGTGTGAATGTATAAAAAACGGTGTGAAAGAAGGAATGAAAAAAATTCAACAATGTAAAATACAATCCCCAAAAGAATTTGAAATGGAAATAAGATTTCAAAAACATCAAGATGCCAAAAGAGCATCTTACTATCCAGGAGTGACGGTTATAGATGATTATACAGTAAAATATAAAGCAAAAGATATACAAGATATGATGACAGCTAGAATGTTTATATTATAG
- a CDS encoding serine hydrolase: protein MKNLKNKIENIINSIDGHKGVYIKDCSTHEVIEIHENRKFHAASTIKLPILYDALLQIQNKKLSLNDTYQLKSSDIVDGSGILKLMHIGLEVTLKDLLTLMIDVSDNVATNILHDLLGKDHINGSIKNLKLQNTFFARKLMISDSNSYSYTTAKDLGILLEEFLICKNLNQAMANIGLHILSNQQYNDRISHHLVLCGNCHEYLGHKTTCSKCNEHASNFDQIYIPFAHKTGEINGVIHDAGILTLKDKKIIIVCLTDELSDHGLGISIQQKIGKIIFDYFNS from the coding sequence ATGAAAAATTTAAAAAATAAAATAGAAAATATTATAAATTCTATAGATGGCCATAAAGGAGTATATATTAAGGATTGTTCTACCCATGAAGTGATAGAAATTCATGAAAATAGAAAATTTCATGCAGCAAGTACTATAAAACTTCCTATTTTATATGATGCTTTACTTCAAATACAAAATAAAAAATTAAGCTTAAATGATACATATCAATTAAAATCATCTGATATAGTAGATGGCTCTGGCATATTAAAACTTATGCATATTGGACTTGAAGTTACATTAAAAGATTTACTAACTTTAATGATTGATGTCAGTGATAATGTGGCTACAAATATCCTTCATGATCTTTTAGGTAAAGATCATATCAATGGGTCTATAAAAAATTTAAAGCTTCAAAATACTTTTTTCGCACGAAAGCTTATGATTTCTGATTCTAATAGTTATAGTTATACTACTGCTAAAGATTTAGGAATATTATTAGAAGAATTTTTAATATGCAAAAATCTAAATCAAGCTATGGCAAATATAGGACTTCATATCCTTTCCAATCAACAATATAACGATAGAATATCTCATCATTTGGTTTTATGTGGCAATTGTCATGAGTATTTAGGCCATAAAACTACCTGCTCAAAATGTAATGAACATGCATCAAACTTTGACCAAATTTATATTCCTTTTGCACACAAAACTGGAGAAATCAATGGAGTCATTCATGACGCAGGTATACTCACCCTTAAAGACAAAAAAATTATTATTGTATGTCTTACAGATGAACTTTCTGATCATGGACTTGGAATATCTATACAGCAAAAAATAGGAAAAATCATATTTGATTATTTTAATTCATAA
- a CDS encoding S66 peptidase family protein yields the protein MIIPKKLKIGDTIGVVAPAGPVPKEKAYQAKCVLEEMGFKVKMGESCFLSFGGYLAGKDHIRAKDVNDMFMDQDIDGIICIRGGYGCMRMMDKIHIDVIKQNPKIFVGYSDITALHLLFNQMANLVTYHGPMVFSNMLNFNEFTKKSFFEVMSSDDDIILQNPPNEELKTMVDGFAKGTLVGGNLCLITSTLGTPYEIQTKGKILFIEDVAEPPFKIDRMLTQLYLAGKLQDCEGFILGDFNNCNDEDGFTLLEVLKMIIEPFNKPTIYNFKSGHCEPTITLPLGMVCELDATNKKIIIKRNKA from the coding sequence ATGATCATTCCAAAAAAATTAAAAATTGGAGATACTATAGGAGTTGTCGCTCCAGCAGGACCCGTACCAAAAGAAAAAGCTTACCAAGCAAAATGTGTTTTAGAAGAAATGGGATTTAAAGTAAAGATGGGAGAAAGCTGCTTTTTATCCTTTGGAGGATATTTGGCTGGTAAAGATCATATTAGAGCCAAAGATGTGAATGATATGTTTATGGATCAAGATATAGATGGAATCATATGTATTCGAGGTGGATACGGCTGTATGCGTATGATGGATAAAATTCATATAGATGTCATTAAACAAAATCCTAAGATATTTGTTGGATATTCTGATATCACTGCATTGCATCTTCTATTCAATCAAATGGCAAATTTAGTTACTTATCATGGTCCTATGGTTTTTTCTAATATGCTTAATTTTAATGAATTTACTAAAAAATCATTTTTCGAAGTTATGAGTAGTGATGATGATATTATTTTACAAAATCCACCAAATGAGGAGCTAAAAACTATGGTAGATGGATTTGCAAAAGGAACTTTAGTAGGTGGAAATTTATGTTTGATCACATCTACGCTAGGAACTCCTTATGAAATTCAAACAAAAGGAAAAATTCTTTTTATAGAAGATGTAGCTGAACCACCTTTTAAAATTGACAGAATGTTGACTCAGCTTTATTTAGCAGGTAAATTACAAGATTGTGAAGGTTTTATATTGGGTGATTTTAATAATTGTAATGATGAAGATGGATTTACTTTACTTGAAGTACTCAAAATGATCATTGAACCTTTCAATAAACCTACTATATATAATTTCAAATCTGGCCATTGTGAACCCACCATTACCCTTCCTCTTGGAATGGTTTGTGAATTAGATGCAACAAATAAAAAAATCATCATCAAAAGGAATAAAGCATGA
- a CDS encoding MBL fold metallo-hydrolase has protein sequence MKIERLVVGSLQTNGYILYDEKSKEAFIIDPGDEASKFLNYIEKYGLNPIGIILTHYHHDHIGAVSSIQKKCHIPIFIHKDDVEGLKNPYLNYSEDISITPNKIVKDKDEIKGRNIILEVIHTPGHTPGGICLKVKNENIIFTGDTIFNIDIGRTDLAGSDPYAMLDSMKNKISKWEDDIVIYPGHGEKATMSFVRKNNMEYIYAITR, from the coding sequence ATGAAAATAGAAAGATTAGTAGTAGGATCATTGCAAACAAATGGATATATTCTTTATGATGAGAAGAGCAAGGAAGCTTTTATTATTGATCCAGGAGATGAAGCATCAAAATTTTTAAATTATATAGAAAAATATGGATTGAATCCTATAGGAATTATTTTAACACATTATCATCATGATCATATAGGAGCTGTAAGTTCTATTCAAAAAAAATGTCATATACCTATTTTTATACATAAAGATGATGTAGAGGGACTTAAAAATCCATATTTGAATTATTCAGAGGATATATCTATTACCCCTAATAAAATCGTAAAAGATAAGGATGAAATAAAAGGAAGAAATATTATTTTAGAAGTGATTCATACACCAGGACATACACCAGGAGGCATTTGTTTAAAAGTAAAAAATGAAAATATTATTTTTACAGGAGATACTATTTTTAATATAGATATTGGTAGAACTGATTTGGCAGGATCAGATCCTTATGCTATGCTAGATTCTATGAAAAATAAAATATCTAAATGGGAAGATGATATAGTCATTTATCCAGGGCATGGAGAGAAGGCTACCATGAGTTTTGTCAGAAAAAATAATATGGAATATATTTATGCAATAACCAGATAA
- a CDS encoding ABC transporter substrate-binding protein, which translates to MKLFRKTAFLLVLVMLISIVFTGCGEKALTKVRVAEVTHSVFYAPQYVAITEGFFKEEGLDIELINGQGADKTMTALLSDQVDIGFMGPEASVYVYNQGKEDYAVNFAQLTQRDGSFLVAREPMPNFKFEDVEGRTIIGGRKGGMPEMTLEYVLKKNNVYPQENVNVRTDIQFAVMAGAFTGGEGDFVTLFEPVASSLEKEKAGYIVASIGEAAGYLPYTCYSAKKSFIEKNPETIQKFTNAIYKGMKWVESHSPEEIAKSVASQFPDADLEILTKVAKRYKDQDTWKPDLILTEEGLNHMMDIIELAGELDQRAPYDKIVNTGFAQQSMESLK; encoded by the coding sequence ATGAAACTTTTTAGGAAAACAGCATTTCTCCTTGTTCTAGTCATGCTAATCTCAATTGTGTTTACTGGCTGTGGAGAAAAAGCTTTAACAAAGGTTAGAGTAGCAGAAGTAACTCATTCTGTTTTTTATGCACCTCAATATGTAGCCATTACAGAAGGTTTCTTTAAAGAAGAAGGATTAGATATAGAGCTTATTAACGGTCAAGGTGCTGACAAAACTATGACTGCTTTATTATCTGATCAAGTAGACATAGGATTTATGGGACCTGAAGCATCCGTTTATGTATACAATCAAGGAAAAGAAGATTATGCTGTAAACTTTGCACAACTTACACAAAGAGACGGTTCTTTTTTAGTAGCAAGAGAACCTATGCCTAACTTTAAATTTGAAGATGTAGAAGGTAGGACCATTATTGGAGGAAGAAAAGGCGGTATGCCTGAAATGACACTAGAATATGTACTCAAAAAAAACAATGTATATCCTCAAGAAAATGTCAATGTAAGAACCGATATTCAATTTGCAGTTATGGCTGGAGCTTTTACTGGAGGAGAAGGAGATTTTGTTACTTTGTTTGAACCTGTTGCATCTTCTTTAGAAAAAGAAAAAGCTGGATATATTGTAGCATCTATAGGCGAAGCTGCTGGATACCTTCCTTATACCTGCTATAGTGCAAAGAAAAGCTTTATTGAAAAAAATCCAGAAACCATTCAAAAGTTTACAAATGCTATCTATAAAGGGATGAAATGGGTAGAAAGCCATTCTCCAGAAGAAATTGCAAAATCCGTTGCTTCCCAATTTCCTGATGCAGATTTAGAAATACTTACAAAAGTAGCAAAAAGATATAAGGATCAAGATACTTGGAAACCTGATTTAATTTTAACTGAAGAAGGTTTAAATCATATGATGGATATTATCGAATTAGCTGGTGAATTAGATCAAAGAGCTCCTTATGACAAAATTGTAAATACAGGCTTTGCACAACAATCTATGGAAAGCTTAAAATAA